The region TACCAAATAATTATCATCAAATTCCTTAAACCACTGCAAAAAAGTAAGAATAAAATGCTGATTTGTATTTTTTATCATTTGATGTTTTCTACTAATTGTCTTCAAAAAAAATCTTCTTTTTCTATTTACGTCAAAACAGGATGTCTTAGTTTTTTAGAAAAAGACAATCTTATAATCAATACTTTATCTAATGAGAATATTTTTTAGTTTGGAGACAAAAATTAAAACATAAGACAAAACCACAAATGCTAGTAAAACAAATAATCCGTTGGTCATGGCTGTGGGAAAACCCAATTTTACGGCATCAATAAAAGGATAAGGATAAAAATCGGTGTAAATACCATGAAATAAGGTATAAACAACATAAATTATTGGGTAAATCAGCCAAAGCAGAATAGTTTTCAGAGAAATCTTTTCTAAATCAACATAAAAAAGCCAGTAAAAGAAAAACAAAACGGGCACAACCGTATGGAAAATTTCACTGACAATACTGTGAAGTCCTTTTAATTCGACAACTTGGCGAAGCAGTAAATTAAAAACGAGTCCGACAATTATAATGTAAACTGTTATAGCGGTAATTGTTGTAGTTTTTCTGAAAAAAGCACTTATCTTAAATCTTCTTCCGAACAGATTAAAGGCACTGCAGATAAAAACAATCGAATTAGTCAAAATGGTAAAGAAACTGAAAAAACGAACCAACACACCAAAAAGCGTAAATTCTGAATTCTCTAATAATAAATAAAACTGTGTTGGAAGTGCGTAAAGTTCAAGAGCTAAAATAATACCCATTAGAACTTCACTCCCTATTTTTGTGGTATTTTCTCTTTCCATAATTTACTTCATGTATGGACACTAAAGTAGGAATTTCAGTCGAAACTTTTACAGAACTCTCTTCTTATTTTCGCTTTCTTTTATTGTCTTTTCGAGACGTGATTGTCTTGTTTTTTCCTGCTTCGCACTCATAATCCAATGAATCATTACTTTTTTGTATGAAGGTGCTTGTTTATTGAAAAATTCCCAGGCAATTACATTACTCTTAAATTGATTTTCGTACTCCAAATTAAGTGGAACAGGTTCTTTTTCGTGCGAATAAATTTTGGACTTATTTTCGGTTCTAAAACTAAAGGCTTTTAAACCGGCATCAGTCATCAATCCCGCTTTAGTCAAATCTTCCATTTTCTGAATATTAATGGCACTCCAAATACTGGAAGTTTTTCTTGGAGTAAAACGAATCGTATAACTATCCTTGTCAATAGATTTTCGAACACCATCAATCCAACCAAAACAAAGCGCCTGATCTACAGATTCCGACCAGCTCATAGAAAGCTTTTTGCTCGTAACTTTATAAAAACCAACCAAAAGCTCTTTTTCGTGTTGATGGTTTTTCTCCAGCCATTTTCTAAATTCTAATTGATTTTCGAAGAAAGTTGGTCTCATTTTTCTATTTTTTTTATAATGAAAAATTATTAACATAATTCAATACGGCTCTAAATTACAAACTTCCGTTTAAATTGCTTTAAACGGAAGTTTTACTTTACAAAATAATAAGAAATCAGGAAACAACTTCTTCCTCATCCCCTTTCTTTCGCCAATAATTAGCCAATAAAGAACCTGAAACATTCATCCACGGACTAAACACAGCTGAAGCCAAGCCCAAAGTTGCCAGTTTCCCCATTGAACCAGCCAATCCTGAAGCCATGCCGCCATTTTGAAGCCCCACTTCGAAAGCGATAGTCTGACTGCTCTTTTTGTCCAGACCGCTTAATCTGCTGAGCCAATAGCCCAAAAAATAACCCGCTCCGTTGTGCAAAACCGAAGCCAAGAAAAGTAAAAATCCAATCTGAATTAAATTATCTCTACCCGCTGCTGTGGTTACCAAAGTAAAATAAATGATTCCGAACATAGAGAAATACGGCATAATCGCGTCAATTTTTGGATATACTTT is a window of Flavobacterium crocinum DNA encoding:
- a CDS encoding YdeI/OmpD-associated family protein, yielding MRPTFFENQLEFRKWLEKNHQHEKELLVGFYKVTSKKLSMSWSESVDQALCFGWIDGVRKSIDKDSYTIRFTPRKTSSIWSAINIQKMEDLTKAGLMTDAGLKAFSFRTENKSKIYSHEKEPVPLNLEYENQFKSNVIAWEFFNKQAPSYKKVMIHWIMSAKQEKTRQSRLEKTIKESENKKRVL
- a CDS encoding Pr6Pr family membrane protein encodes the protein MERENTTKIGSEVLMGIILALELYALPTQFYLLLENSEFTLFGVLVRFFSFFTILTNSIVFICSAFNLFGRRFKISAFFRKTTTITAITVYIIIVGLVFNLLLRQVVELKGLHSIVSEIFHTVVPVLFFFYWLFYVDLEKISLKTILLWLIYPIIYVVYTLFHGIYTDFYPYPFIDAVKLGFPTAMTNGLFVLLAFVVLSYVLIFVSKLKNILIR